The following nucleotide sequence is from Bacteroidota bacterium.
TCGTGTTTTTTGGGATAATATTTTTCAAACAGTGGAGCTACAATAATTATTAATGCAAGTGAAATCCTCCCTGCCACATAAGTTGCCGGTACAAAGGAAGTAAGGTCGATATCTGTATTCGTAAATAGTCTTTTGAAGCTGAGAATTCCGTGTATCAAATCTTCGCTACCACATATAAAAAAACCTAATCCGATGAGTAAATAAAATCTTTCTCGTGAACCAAAGAAGAATATTATAGCAATATAGGCAACAATGAGTGCTATAAATGAACTGGAAATTTCGATACAAGAATGAAAGTCGCTTGAACTAACCCATGACGATTCTATTGCTACAGGCATTATTATTAGAAAGAAAGCAACAATCATTAAATATAAATTAATGAAATTTTTACCACCGATGTTTTGTCCTGAGATTTCTTTGCTCATAGAATAAGTTTTTATTTTTATATAATGAAAAAGAAGTTAATTACTTAAATTATTTTTTTAATGATTTTTCATAGTTGTTAACAAATTTGAAATTAATATTGCCAAAAAACTAAGTATAAATTCCAAAGAAAAATGCTGCTATAGCTATAATAAATACAAATATTAAACCAAATATAACAATAATCTTTGTTGTATCTTTCAGTGGCCCGACTAAAGAATCCAGACTCCTGTAATTAACTATAAACCATGACTCTCCACTATTTCCCTTTTTGTGATCAGCTGATTCAAACGAACCTCCAAAAATATAGTTTTTAGAGTTGTTTGATGTTATCAAAATTTTCGATTTTCCAATCACCCAATAATTTGTTGAATCGTAAAATAAAAATGAATTATTTTCTGAAGATTTCAGTTTTTTATATAATAAATCTGGTATTCGTGTGCTCAGTGGTTCTTCTCCTTTTGAATATATTACATCACCTTCACTTCTTATTAATTTATTTTGGCCAAAATCATTTAGCAATGAACTTTCTAACATATCGCTTATTGCACCCAAAATATTTAAATTAACTTTTAAAATTCCAATTATTTCATGATTTTCTTTTATGGGAATTACCAGACCTAAGACATAACCATCTACACTTTCGTCATATCCGCGGTCGTCAATAAAAATTGCTCCATTTCCTTCATTATAAGAACCCTTCCACCAATATTTATGTGAGTGAACAAATGTTGAAAGTTTTGCAGTTGATGCCACTACTGAACCATATTTGTTTGTTAAAAAAATCTCGCCGTACTCACCTTTTAGGTTTTCTTGTTGCAGATTAAAAAAATGAGAGATTTCGTTATTGGTATATTCAAGAATGAATGCGTCATTTGGATCTTTGGTGGTTTTCCATTTTTTGTTTAATTCGTTAAAAAGCTCACTTCTATCAATATCTGATAAATTATGAAATTTTCTATTACTTTCTTTCAATGCTTTTTTCAGTATAGGGGCAACAGCTAAAGTTTTATTTGTTTTTATCTTTTCTAATAGTCGGTCCTCAACATTATGCGACATTTCATCGACAATTATTTGCGTATATTTTATTTCGTGTTTCAGAGTGTTATTGTAGTTATATTTATATACAAAATACCATCCTATAACCAACATTATAGTTCCTATGACTAAAATCCTAAGTCCAAGTTTAATTTCTTTTTTCATGACATCTAAAGTTTTAATTTATAATAAGATTTTTATGTTGATTGTGCTAATTATTGCATATCTCGAACAAGCTTTTGAAGTAAACTATAAACCTTGTTTCTCATTTATCAAATTTTCTTTTAATAAATACCTCACCAAATATACATATAAATTTTAACAAATCAAGCACAAAATTTTAGCATCTGAATTAATATGTTTACTTTTCAAAAATGGGATTTATCTATTCAAATCTTCAAGACATATTTGTACTGAGTTAGTTAAATTTATAAAGTAATTTTTCGTGTAAACTTCCGATTGAATAGTAAAGTTCTGCTTTTTCAACAATTAATGTTGCAGTTCTTCTTTCATAACCGCCAACAGATTTTGCCGTAATTTTCAGTTTTCTTTTTTCTAAAATATCTATAATATTATTAATATTATTTTGGGCAATTTTGTCATTTTTCCTTCTTAGAACATTTGCTCCACCTACAAGACAAATTTCAAGGTTTTCGGTATTGCTGCCATGTTCATGCAACAATTCAATTAGAGTATCGATAGCATCAACTGCGTATCTGGTTTTCGGCAATTTTGTGTTATCAGGAGATTTTCCAGCAAGCATTACATGTGCCATTCCAGCAATTTGGCATTTAGGATCGTAAGCTGCTATTATCACACATGATCCTATTGCACTTGATTTTAATATTTCATCTATTGTGCCAATTTTTACCTCACCAGTGAGGGCATAAATAATTTTTTCTTCAATCATGTTTTAGGTTCATTGTTATTTGTAAAATTCAAATGCTCGTCAAATATTCTCTTCAAAACAATTGTTTTACATAAAAACCAAAATATTTGAAACTAAAAAAGGCTCAACATTTTTGTTGAGCCTTTTTATTATATAGTTAGATAGACTGAATTATACAGCACCTTGAGCCATCATCGAATCGGCAACTTTTACGAAACCACCAATGTTTGCACCATTTACATAATTAATAAAACCTCCATCAGTTCCATACTTAACACATGTAGCATGGATATCTTTCATAATTTGATGAAGTTTTGCATCTACTTCTTCTCTTGTCCAAGACAATCTCATTGAATTTTGAGACATTTCAAGACCAGAAACAGCAACACCACCAGCGTTTGCAGCTTTACCAGGTCCGTAAAGAATTTTACTTTCGATGTAAATTTCAATAGCTTCAGGTACTGAAGGCATATTTGCTCCTTCCGAAACTACGAAACAACCGTTGTCAATTAATGTTTGAGCTTCTTCTTTGCTAACTTCATTTTGAGTAGCACATGGTAAAGCAACATCACATTTAATTCCCCATGGTCTTACTCCTTCGAAATATTCACATCCATATTTGTCTGCATATTCTTTAATTCTGCCTCTCTTCACATTTTTTAATTCCATAACAAATGCAAGTTTTTCAGCATCAATTCCTTCAGGATCATAGATTGTTCCACCTGAATCGGATAGACTAACCACTTTTGCACCATACATATTGCATTTTTCAGTAGCAAATTGTGCAACATTTCCTGAACCGGAAACTGTAACAATTTTTCCTTTCATGCTATCACCTCTTGTATTAAGCATTTCTTCAGCAAAATAAACAGTTCCGTAACCGGTTGCTTCCGGACGAATAAGGCTACCACCCCATTCTCTTCCTTTTCCTGTAAGAACACCTACAAATTCATTTCTAATTCTTTTATACTGGCCAAACAAAAATCCTATCTCTCTTCCACCAACTCCAATATCTCCTGCAGGAACATCAGTATTTGGTCCAATATGTTTGCAAAGTTCTGTCATAAAACTCTGGCAAAAACGCATAACTTCGTTGTCAGATTTTCCTTTTGGGTCGAAATCTGATCCGCCTTTTCCGCCACCCATTGGAAGCGTAGTCAAACTATTCTTAAATACCTGCTCAAAAGCTAAGAATTTCAATATGCCAAGATTTACGGTAGGATGAAATCGCAATCCACCTTTATAAGGACCAATTGCACTGTTCATTTCAATTCTAAATCCGCGATTCACCTGAACTTCACCTTTATCGTCTAACCAAGGAACTCTAAACAATATAACTCTTTCGGGTTCGGCAATTCTTTCTAATATTTTTGCTTTCTCGTATTTAGGATTTTCTTCTAAAAACGGAACGATAGATTCAGCTACTTCGAGAACTGCTTGATGAAATTCTACTTCGCTTGGATTTTTGGCAACTACCCATGCCATAAAATTTTCTAACTTTTGATTAGCCATAATTTTAAATTTATTATTATTAAATCTTAAAATACAAATTGCGACAATATTAAATAAAATTTTATTTATGAACTATGTTTTTTCTCATATTTTTTTCGATTTTATTTTTTTGAAAAAAATAAGTTTTTTGGGTTTAAATTTATGAATCTACAATGAAAAACTATTTGTCATTAACATCAAGAATTTTATTCTGTAAATATCTGCCGGTATAAGAATTTTTGCACTTTACTATTTCTTCTGGAGTGCCTTCAAAAACAATATAGCCACCTTTGTCGCCACCTTCTTTTCCAAGATCAATAATCCAGTCTGCCGATTTTATTATTTCAATATTATGTTCAATTATTAAAACTGTATTTCCTTTCACTATAAGAGCTTTGAAGGCATCGAGTAGTCTGTTAATATCGTGAAAATGTAAACCGGTAGTGGGTTCGTCAAAAATAAACAGTTTATTCTGGTCGGCATTTTCTTTTCCTAAAAATGTAGCAAGCTTGATTCTTTGACTTTCGCCGCCACTTAGGGTGCTCGATGCCTGTCCTAATTTTAGATATGCCAAACCAACTTCTTTTAGTGGCATTAGTCTGTTAACAATTTTTTTCTCAAGACTTTCTTTTTTTTGATCGAAAAAATCTATTGCCTGATTGACTGTTAGTTCTAAAATGTTATAAATATTTTTACCACGATATTTTATTTCCAGGATAGTTTCTTTGAAGCGTTTTCCATGGCACGATTCGCAAATCAAATGAACGTCTGCCATAAATTGCATTTCAACTTTTATTATACCTTCTCCTTGACACTCATCGCATCTGCCGCCATCTATATTGAACGAAAAATGTGATGGTTTATATCCATG
It contains:
- a CDS encoding cache domain-containing protein → MKKEIKLGLRILVIGTIMLVIGWYFVYKYNYNNTLKHEIKYTQIIVDEMSHNVEDRLLEKIKTNKTLAVAPILKKALKESNRKFHNLSDIDRSELFNELNKKWKTTKDPNDAFILEYTNNEISHFFNLQQENLKGEYGEIFLTNKYGSVVASTAKLSTFVHSHKYWWKGSYNEGNGAIFIDDRGYDESVDGYVLGLVIPIKENHEIIGILKVNLNILGAISDMLESSLLNDFGQNKLIRSEGDVIYSKGEEPLSTRIPDLLYKKLKSSENNSFLFYDSTNYWVIGKSKILITSNNSKNYIFGGSFESADHKKGNSGESWFIVNYRSLDSLVGPLKDTTKIIVIFGLIFVFIIAIAAFFFGIYT
- a CDS encoding chemotaxis protein CheD, whose translation is MIEEKIIYALTGEVKIGTIDEILKSSAIGSCVIIAAYDPKCQIAGMAHVMLAGKSPDNTKLPKTRYAVDAIDTLIELLHEHGSNTENLEICLVGGANVLRRKNDKIAQNNINNIIDILEKRKLKITAKSVGGYERRTATLIVEKAELYYSIGSLHEKLLYKFN
- the gdhA gene encoding NADP-specific glutamate dehydrogenase, producing MANQKLENFMAWVVAKNPSEVEFHQAVLEVAESIVPFLEENPKYEKAKILERIAEPERVILFRVPWLDDKGEVQVNRGFRIEMNSAIGPYKGGLRFHPTVNLGILKFLAFEQVFKNSLTTLPMGGGKGGSDFDPKGKSDNEVMRFCQSFMTELCKHIGPNTDVPAGDIGVGGREIGFLFGQYKRIRNEFVGVLTGKGREWGGSLIRPEATGYGTVYFAEEMLNTRGDSMKGKIVTVSGSGNVAQFATEKCNMYGAKVVSLSDSGGTIYDPEGIDAEKLAFVMELKNVKRGRIKEYADKYGCEYFEGVRPWGIKCDVALPCATQNEVSKEEAQTLIDNGCFVVSEGANMPSVPEAIEIYIESKILYGPGKAANAGGVAVSGLEMSQNSMRLSWTREEVDAKLHQIMKDIHATCVKYGTDGGFINYVNGANIGGFVKVADSMMAQGAV